The Streptococcus equi subsp. equi nucleotide sequence CCACTGTAGTCTCAATCATTCTAACACAAAACCAACTAAGATTCAACATGCAGCGTTACTTTTCTCTCCTTAGGACAGTATTTAGGAACCTTAATCTTCTCAGGGTGACTTGTTTTATTTTTACTAGTCAAATAATTTTTGCTGCCGCAATGGCTGCACTCCAAATGAATCTTTACTCTCACATCATTTCCCTAATCTTACTATATTTTATCAGCGTCATAAGGCTTCAAATCACCCGCAGCTTCTTTATTAAAGATATCTCTAGTTATTATAGCATATTATCCAGTAAGAAAACAAACTCAGGACTTTTAGCAAAAAAGGCTTAAGCGCCAACCAATAAACATTCCAAGGCTATCGGGGAATATTTTCTAATGGTTATTATAAATCATGAACAATTACCTAACAAAGCAACTCCAAAACAAAGATAAAAGACGAACATTCACCTTGCTGCTCAGCTATCAAGATAAACAATCCTGATAGCATCAATTTTCTTTAGGTCCTCAGCAATCGGTTGTAATATCAGACAATTCAGGTGTTGATTAAAAAAAACGAAACTACGGAGACCAATTGTCAGAAAGCTATTCACAGCCCGCAGGCGTCGTGCTAAAGTATTGTCTGGAAAAAGAAAGGTTTAGGAATGATTATACCTAAACTCAAAGGAGAGAAACAATGAGAAAAACAATGAAGAAGATGCTAGCAGCCTCGACGCTCTGCATCATCATGTCAGGCAGCTTCATCAGCGGCTCAGCTAGAGTGTTGGCGGAGAAGTATTATGGTTTTAATGATGGCACAGGAGAGCATTCACCATTCCCTGTATACGTTACTCCAATTACTAAACCTAATAGGAATACTGCCAAAGTTGTCTACTGTTTCAATAAAGATATGAAGTGGCCAGAAACTTGGGATAAAGCAGCACCAAAAAAACCAGATAATTTACCTCTATACTACGATATGGAAGGTACTGATCAATTATTCAGTACATATGCAAGTGGACAACTTACTCCTAATGTCAGTAAAGTCTTAGCTAATATAATGGCTAAAGGTTATCCAAACAACAATGAGTTTGCTCACCATTTTAAACTCACTCCCAATTCCGCTGTAAAAGTTACTCAAATCGCAGTTTGGACTGTTACGGATAACCTAAAAAACTATTCTCAATACAGTCTAACCAGAGAAGAGGAAGCTGCATTAAATTACCTAACTGACAAAAATAGGGACGACTTTAGCGATAGTATCAAGTTAAAATTATACATTCCACAAAATCCTCGAACTATAAAATATCAAAATCTTCTAGGTTATGACCTAATAGTTAAAACTCCAGAAAAAAAAGATAATTGTAAATGCACCAAAATTTATATAGAAGATAATGGAAAAGATGGCTATTATCTGTATATTTATTATGACAACAATGAAAATAATAGATATGACTCGGACAAAGATAGCCTATTGCAAAAGAAATACATAAAAAATGGGAAAGATGGGAAACCAGGAAGACCAGGGGTTCCAGGACTTCCTGGCCCTGCTGGACCTCAAGGGCCTAGAGGAGACAAAGGAGAAACCGGGGAACGTGGACCTAAAGGTGAAAAAGGTCTAGACGGTAAGCCTGGTGAAAAGGGTCCTAAAGGCGATACAGGAAAAGATGGTAAGGACGGACAACCCGGACCTCAGGGACCTAAGGGTGACCCTGGACGTGATGGAAAAGATGGCGAACCTGGAAAACCTGGCGAGCGCGGTGAGAAAGGACCTCAAGGCGAACGTGGACCTCAAGGACTTCCTGGGCCCAAAGGTGAGCCTGGAATTCCAGGGCCTAAGGATGAAGATGGAAAAGATGGTGCTCCTGGACATGACGGACAACCGGGGCCTAAAGGTGAAAAAGGGGACCCTGGGCAACAAGGCATTCCAGGACCTAAAGGGGAACCTGGACGTGATGGTAAAGATGGAGAAAAAGGCGAGCGTGGAGAGCAAGGACCTCAAGGCGAACGTGGAGAGCAAGGACCTCAAGGCGAACGCGGAGAGCAAGGACCTCAAGGCGAACGTGGAGAGCAAGGACCTCAAGGCGAACGTGGAGAGCAAGGACCTCAAGGCGAACGTGGAGAGCAAGGACCTCAAGGCGAACGCGGGGAGCAAGGACCTCAAGGCGAACGTGGGGAGCAAGGACCTCAAGGCGAACGCGGAGAGCAAGGACCTCAAGGCGAACGCGGAGAGCAAGGACCTCAAGGCGAACGTGGAGAGCAAGGACCTCAAGGCGAACGTGGGGAGCAAGGACCTCGTGGAGAAAATCCTACTCCTACCCCAGATCCAATGCCACAACCAGAACCACAACCAGAACCACAACCAATGCCTGATCCAGCACCTAAACCAGAATCCAAGCCAGAACCTAAGCCGATACCTCAACCAGAGGTTAAGCCTCAGCCAGAGACAAAACCTCAACAACCAAACAAGCCATCAACCATTACTAGCCAATCTAGCGGCAAATCACTGCCAAAAACAAATGACACTGGCAGCTTGATCAC carries:
- a CDS encoding collagen-binding collagen-like cell surface-anchored protein FneC encodes the protein MRKTMKKMLAASTLCIIMSGSFISGSARVLAEKYYGFNDGTGEHSPFPVYVTPITKPNRNTAKVVYCFNKDMKWPETWDKAAPKKPDNLPLYYDMEGTDQLFSTYASGQLTPNVSKVLANIMAKGYPNNNEFAHHFKLTPNSAVKVTQIAVWTVTDNLKNYSQYSLTREEEAALNYLTDKNRDDFSDSIKLKLYIPQNPRTIKYQNLLGYDLIVKTPEKKDNCKCTKIYIEDNGKDGYYLYIYYDNNENNRYDSDKDSLLQKKYIKNGKDGKPGRPGVPGLPGPAGPQGPRGDKGETGERGPKGEKGLDGKPGEKGPKGDTGKDGKDGQPGPQGPKGDPGRDGKDGEPGKPGERGEKGPQGERGPQGLPGPKGEPGIPGPKDEDGKDGAPGHDGQPGPKGEKGDPGQQGIPGPKGEPGRDGKDGEKGERGEQGPQGERGEQGPQGERGEQGPQGERGEQGPQGERGEQGPQGERGEQGPQGERGEQGPQGERGEQGPQGERGEQGPQGERGEQGPQGERGEQGPQGERGEQGPRGENPTPTPDPMPQPEPQPEPQPMPDPAPKPESKPEPKPIPQPEVKPQPETKPQQPNKPSTITSQSSGKSLPKTNDTGSLITAFGTGLLTLLGLGFLAKRKRKQ